One stretch of Miscanthus floridulus cultivar M001 chromosome 18, ASM1932011v1, whole genome shotgun sequence DNA includes these proteins:
- the LOC136521108 gene encoding protein SRG1-like gives MESAGGEARPVLLPPVQELAGQLGAADDVPARYVARAGNDDLKATVTAPVPVIDLARLCQPGADDEASKLRLALESWGLFLVTNHGMEASLMNAMMDASREFFRQPLQEKQRHSNMIDGKHFQLEGYGDDWVPSEDQVLDWTDRLYLKVEPEEDRKLDLWPTCLRDVLHDFTTKCTRVKDCLLPEMAKLLELDDDYFIDQFGGKADAYARFSYYPPCTRPDLVFGLKPHSDGTFVTLLMVDNSVGGLQVLQDGVWYDVPTRPHTLLINLGDQIEIMSNGIFKSPVHRVVTNAEKERLSVALFYSIDPEREIRPADKLIDENHPALYKKVKIKEYIAGLYEHVARGEMVIETAKI, from the exons ATGGAAAGTGCAGGAGGGGAAGCGCGGCCGGTGCTGCTGCCGCCGGTGCAAGAGCTCGCCGGCCAGCTGGGCGCCGCGGACGACGTGCCGGCTCGGTACGTCGCGCGCGCAGGCAACGACGACCTCAAGGCGACGGTAACCGCGCCGGTCCCCGTCATCGACCTCGCCCGCCTGTGCCAGCCGGGCGCCGACGACGAGGCCTCAAAGCTCCGGCTGGCGCTCGAGTCCTGGGGTCTCTTCCTG GTCACCAACCACGGCATGGAGGCCTCTCTGATGAACGCCATGATGGACGCGTCGAGGGAGTTTTTCAGGCAGCCGCTCCAGGAGAAGCAGAGGCACAGCAACATGATCGACGGCAAGCACTTCCAGCTCGAAGGGTACGGGGACGACTGGGTGCCGTCGGAGGACCAGGTCCTGGACTGGACCGACCGCCTTTACCTCAAAGTGGAGCCTGAAGAGGACAGGAAACTTGACCTATGGCCCACATGTCTCAG GGATGTTCTGCACGATTTCACCACAAAATGCACGAGAGTGAAGGACTGCCTGCTTCCAGAAATGGCGAAGCTGCTGGAGCTTGACGACGACTATTTCATTGACCAGTTCGGCGGCAAGGCTGACGCCTATGCCAGGTTCAGCTACTATCCTCCATGCACGAGGCCGGATCTCGTCTTCGGTCTGAAGCCTCACTCCGACGGCACATTCGTCACGCTTCTCATGGTAGACAACAGCGTTGGTGGACTTCAGGTTCTCCAAGATGGAGTCTGGTATGACGTGCCGACCAGACCTCACACCCTGCTCATCAATCTAGGAGACCAAATAGAG ATAATGAGTAATGGGATCTTCAAGAGCCCAGTGCATCGGGTTGTAACAAATGCTGAAAAAGAGAGGTTATCAGTGGCTCTGTTTTATTCTATAGATCCTGAAAGAGAAATCCGGCCCGCAGATAAATTGATAGATGAGAACCATCCAGCACTATACAAGAAGGTGAAAATCAAAGAATATATTGCTGGCCTCTATGAACACGTCGCTCGAGGGGAAATGGTTATCGAGACTGCAaagatatag
- the LOC136521107 gene encoding protein SRG1-like, translated as MVHQAQGQMVQEVAAAVLPTLPTRYVLREEDRPTAPPTTGGVAAPELAAFPTVDVQRLADPGDVEEADKLRSALQSWGLFKVTGHGMPVALLDGVRDAGVEFFHLPLEEKLRHANRDDAGEFQPEGYGIDRVDTDEQVLDWCDRLYLTVQPEEERRAQFWPARPPALGRLLHEYALGSEQVAKRVLMAMGRLLGFGEEFFLDHVGERGSTYARFTYYPPCPRPDLVYGLKPHTDNSVVTVLLLDRDVGGLQVLLREEGGGDGRWVDVPVLARDELLVVVGEEMEIMSNAVFRAPTHRVVTSGERERMTLVLFYQPEPHKDLQPAEELVAEDRPAMYRKLKAKAFGDGFWDAFALGERTIDFLNIKVDDRESAGSMPEAAAA; from the exons ATGGTGCATCAGGCTCAGGGACAGATGGTGCAGGAGGTGGCCGCCGCCGTCCTCCCCACGCTGCCGACCCGGTACGTGCTGAGGGAGGAGGACCGCCCGACAGCCCCACCAACAACCGGTGGCGTCGCGGCGCCCGAGCTGGCGGCCTTCCCCACCGTGGACGTGCAGCGTCTTGCCGACCCCGGCGACGTCGAGGAGGCCGACAAGCTCCGGTCGGCGCTCCAGTCCTGGGGCCTCTTCAAG GTGACCGGTCACGGCATGCCAGTGGCGCTGCTGGATGGCGTCCGGGACGCCGGGGTGGAGTTCTTCCACCTGCCCTTGGAGGAGAAGCTGAGGCACGCGAACCGGGACGACGCCGGCGAGTTCCAGCCCGAGGGGTACGGCATCGACCGCGTGGACACGGACGAGCAGGTGCTGGACTGGTGCGACCGCCTGTACCTGACCGTGCAGCCGGAGGAGGAGCGGCGGGCGCAGTTCTGGCCCGCGCGCCCGCCGGCGCTCGGGAGGCTCCTGCACGAGTACGCCCTGGGTAGCGAGCAGGTGGCGAAGCGCGTGCTCATGGCCATGGGGCGGCTGCTCGGGTTCGGCGAGGAGTTCTTCCTGGACCACGTCGGCGAGAGGGGGAGCACGTACGCGCGGTTCACCTACTACCCGCCCTGCCCGCGCCCGGACCTCGTGTACGGGCTCAAGCCGCACACCGACAACTCCGTCGTCACCGTGCTCCTCCTCGATCGCGACGTCGGCGGCCTCCAGGTGCTGCTCAGGGAGGAGGGTGGCGGCGACGGGCGGTGGGTGGACGTGCCCGTGCTCGCCCGCGACGAGCTGCTGGTGGTCGTGGGGGAGGAGATGGAGATCATGAGCAACGCCGTGTTCAGGGCGCCCACGCACCGCGTGGTGACGAGCGGCGAAAGGGAGAGGATGACGCTCGTACTCTTCTACCAGCCGGAGCCGCACAAGGACCTGCAGCCCGCGGAGGAGCTGGTGGCCGAGGACCGCCCCGCGATGTACAGGAAGCTCAAGGCCAAGGCCTTCGGCGACGGCTTCTGGGACGCGTTTGCGCTCGGCGAGCGCACCATCGACTTCCTCAACATCAAGGTCGACGACAGGGAGTCAGCTGGGAGCAtgccggaggcggcggcggcttaA